Proteins from a genomic interval of Musa acuminata AAA Group cultivar baxijiao chromosome BXJ1-9, Cavendish_Baxijiao_AAA, whole genome shotgun sequence:
- the LOC103999372 gene encoding PI-PLC X domain-containing protein At5g67130: MSSRSASTLPSFLLLLLFFLASPILSSAAKLGEACLADGDCDAGLRCDGCGDQQGACVRIQPYDPRSKGKDLPFNKYSWLTTHNSYAMTGASSATGASLLTFTNQLDNVTSQLNNGVRGLMLDMYDFENDIWLCHSTGGQCYNYTAFQPAINVLKEIETFLAANPSEVITIFVEDYVKSTNGLSKVFNASGLMKYWFPVDQMPSNGSDWPLLSNMINKNQRLLVFTSIASKEASEGIAYEWNYVVENQYGDQGMNPGSCPSRAESSLMSTTSKSLVLMNYFRTVPSTANACTDNSDSLLSMLQTCHDLSANRWANFVAVDFYMKGDAPEAADVANGHMVCGCDNIAYCKANATFGTCDAPPKPSPATPTSVPTSDASIVGRFSTVIPITVILLLGIISL; this comes from the exons CTGGGAGAGGCATGCTTGGCCGACGGGGACTGCGACGCCGGGCTGCGATGCGACGGTTGCGGCGATCAGCAGGGCGCGTGCGTGCGCATTCAGCCGTACGATCCGAGATCGAAG GGGAAGGATCTGCCGTTCAACAAGTACTCGTGGCTGACGACGCACAACTCGTACGCCATGACGGGGGCGAGCTCCGCCACCGGTGCTTCCCTTTTGACCTTCACCAACCAGCTGGACAACGTCACCTCCCAGCTCAAT AATGGTGTCCGAGGTTTGATGCTGGATATGTACGACTTTGAAAATGACATCTGGCTTTGCCACTCCACTGGAGGCCAATGCTATAACTACACTGCTTTT CAACCTGCCATCAATGTTCTCAAAGAAATCGAGACGTTCCTAGCAGCAAACCCTTCGGAAGTCATTACCATATTCGTTGAAGACTACGTCAAATCCACCAATGGCCTCAGCAAGGTGTTCAATGCTTCAGGTCTCATGAAGTATTGGTTTCCGGTGGACCAGATGCCCAGTAATGGCAGTGACTGGCCTTTGCTAAGTAACATGATCAACAAGAATCAGCGTCTTCTGGTCTTCACATCTATAGCTTCCAAGGAGGCTTCTGAGGGCATTGCATACGAGTGGAATTATGTGGTAGAAAATCAAT ATGGTGATCAAGGAATGAATCCGGGCTCATGCCCCAGTCGAGCAGAGTCATCACTCATGAGCACCACGTCCAAATCTCTTGTACTGATGAACTATTTTCGAACGGTTCCGAGTACAGCTAATGCTTGCACTGATAACTCTGACTCACTTCTTAGCATGCTTCAAACTTGCCATGATTTGTCAGCCAACCGCTGGGCCAACTTTGTAGCTGTTGATTTCTACATG AAAGGTGATGCACCTGAAGCTGCAGATGTAGCGAATGGCCATATGGTTTGTGGTTGTGATAATATTGCCTACTGCAAG GCTAATGCCACATTTGGCACTTGTGATGCGCCTCCAAAGCCGTCACCAGCAACGCCTACCTCAGTTCCGACATCTGATGCCTCCATTGTCGGAAGATTCTCTACGGTGATACCAATCACTGTAATCTTGCTACTGGGGATTATTTCACTTTGA
- the LOC103999373 gene encoding peroxidase 12, protein MVFKPLLLPLLLLISSLPLISSRSELHDYPPLADGLAWEFYDGTCHDLESIVRAHLRSVFDSDVGLAAGLLRVFFHDCFVQGCDGSVLLTGSDSEQASSPNQTLRPKALQVIDDLRGLVEDACGSVVSCADITALAAREAVFLTGGPYFKMPLGRRDSVTFAPAADTIASIPSPRSNITALLKTFKDKKLSLMDLVALSGAHTIGVGHCAAFADRLYPAQDSYMDPSYAKRLYATCPTATAANATGLDFRSPDAFDNMYFVNLVNGEGLLASDQGLFGDERTKKVVKKFAGEQKRFFRKFVRAVIKMSQLDVLTGSKGEIRRDCTVPNSAAAGLSAM, encoded by the exons ATGGTCTTCAagcctctcctcctccctctcctcctcctcatctcttCCCTTCCCCTTATCTCCTCTCGTTCGGAGCTGCATGACTACCCGCCGTTGGCGGATGGGCTGGCGTGGGAATTCTACGACGGCACCTGCCACGACCTCGAGTCCATCGTCCGCGCCCACCTGCGTTCGGTGTTCGACAGCGACGTCGGTCTGGCCGCCGGCCTCCTCCGGGTCTTCTTCCACGACTGCTTCGTTCAG GGGTGCGATGGCTCGGTTCTGCTCACCGGCAGTGATAGCGAGCAAGCGTCGTCGCCGAACCAGACGTTGAGGCCGAAGGCcctccaagtcatcgatgatctcCGGGGCCTGGTGGAGGACGCCTGCGGCTCAGTGGTCTCTTGTGCCGATATTACTGCTCTCGCTGCCCGGGAAGCAGTATTCTTG ACGGGAGGACCCTATTTTAAGATGCCATTGGGCAGGCGCGACAGCGTCACCTTCGCTCCCGCTGCCGACACGATCGCCAGCATCCCTTCTCCCCGCTCCAACATCACAGCCCTCCTGAAGACGTTCAAGGACAAGAAGCTGAGCCTCATGGACCTCGTCGCCCTCTCCGGGGCGCACACCATCGGCGTCGGCCACTGCGCCGCCTTCGCCGACCGCCTCTACCCGGCGCAGGACTCCTACATGGACCCCTCCTACGCCAAGCGGCTGTACGCCACGTGCCCGACGGCGACGGCCGCGAACGCCACCGGTTTGGACTTCCGGTCGCCCGACGCCTTCGACAACATGTACTTCGTGAACCTTGTGAACGGCGAGGGGCTGCTGGCCTCGGACCAGGGGTTGTTCGGTGATGAGAGGACGAAGAAGGTGGTGAAGAAGTTTGCCGGCGAGCAGAAGCGGTTCTTCAGGAAGTTTGTGAGGGCGGTGATCAAGATGAGCCAGTTGGATGTGCTCACGGGGTCCAAAGGTGAGATTCGCCGGGACTGTACCGTCCCCAACTCCGCCGCTGCAGGGCTTTCTGCTATGTAG